In Gemmatimonadota bacterium, a single window of DNA contains:
- the rpsP gene encoding 30S ribosomal protein S16, which produces MAVAIRLRRTGAKKRPFYRIVVTDNRTRLGGKYIESLGYYNPISPEQLEMDVDKAVDWLNRGARPSETVRSLLVKSGAIQKWRGDNEETAETAE; this is translated from the coding sequence ATGGCAGTGGCCATACGGCTTCGCCGCACGGGAGCCAAGAAGAGACCCTTTTACCGGATCGTCGTTACGGACAACCGGACCCGCCTGGGTGGTAAGTACATCGAGAGCCTGGGTTACTACAACCCCATTTCGCCGGAACAGCTGGAGATGGACGTGGACAAGGCCGTCGACTGGCTCAACCGCGGCGCCAGGCCGAGCGAAACGGTGCGGTCTCTCCTGGTGAAGAGCGGCGCGATTCAGAAGTGGCGCGGCGACAACGAGGAGACGGCCGAAACGGCCGAGTGA
- a CDS encoding YraN family protein, with amino-acid sequence MTASKQVLGSHGESIAETFLRRKGHAVLARNYRDPVSRCEIDLITRDGDELVFVEVKAGTGHRFGDPHSWVDGRKQRHIARTARRFLQERNWYETPCRYDVIGIDLSQNPPGVTHLEHAFWSAV; translated from the coding sequence ATGACCGCATCGAAGCAAGTCCTGGGCTCACACGGCGAGTCCATCGCGGAGACATTCCTGCGCCGGAAGGGCCACGCCGTGCTGGCCAGGAATTACCGGGACCCCGTCTCCCGGTGCGAAATCGACCTCATCACCCGGGACGGCGACGAACTCGTCTTCGTGGAGGTCAAGGCCGGAACCGGACACCGGTTCGGCGATCCTCATTCCTGGGTGGACGGGAGGAAACAGCGACATATCGCGCGGACCGCCCGCCGATTCCTGCAGGAAAGGAACTGGTACGAGACGCCATGCCGTTACGACGTCATCGGAATCGACCTCTCGCAGAATCCTCCCGGGGTAACGCACCTGGAGCACGCGTTCTGGAGTGCCGTCTGA
- a CDS encoding 50S ribosomal protein L19, translating to MNALDTITQDQLRTDLPEFRAGDTIRMEVKVREGDKERVQLFQGVVIQRSGHGIGETVTVRKISQGIGVERIFPLHSPSVGKIQVLRKGKVRQSRIYYLRKLKGKAARIAERRN from the coding sequence ATGAACGCACTAGACACGATCACCCAGGACCAGTTGAGGACCGACCTGCCGGAGTTCCGTGCCGGAGACACCATACGGATGGAGGTCAAGGTCCGCGAAGGCGACAAGGAACGCGTACAGCTCTTCCAGGGCGTTGTTATCCAGCGGTCCGGCCACGGCATCGGCGAGACCGTCACGGTCCGCAAGATCTCGCAGGGGATCGGCGTCGAGCGCATCTTCCCCCTGCATTCGCCGTCGGTTGGTAAAATCCAGGTGTTGCGCAAGGGCAAGGTACGGCAATCACGAATCTACTACCTGAGGAAGCTCAAGGGCAAAGCCGCCCGGATCGCCGAGCGGCGCAACTGA
- the pyrC gene encoding dihydroorotase, producing MSNTTFSLHSPLDMHIHFREGAMLRRVAPLSAETFSGGVIMPNLVPPVDNPDRLDRYEREVREVVERHAFEPYMTLFMRPYTESELASMKDRIIGVKLYPEGVTTHSEDGVGELRDVEDTLALMQDLGIRLMVHGETTDFVMDRERAFLPVYEDLATRFPRLHIVMEHITTREAAVLLDRHENLSATVTLQHLLITLDDVAGGLLNPHLFCKPIAKRPEDRDALLALALDAHPGLVFGSDSAPHPVDKKECAGCAAGVFTAPIALQMLVGLFEEHGALDRLQAFVSDNAKRIYGVEPPVKTVVFEKAGAVIPERYGDVIPMYPGRELDWNVAEVR from the coding sequence ATGTCGAACACCACCTTCTCCCTGCATTCCCCCCTGGACATGCACATCCACTTCCGCGAAGGCGCCATGCTGAGGCGCGTGGCGCCACTGAGCGCGGAGACCTTCTCCGGGGGCGTCATCATGCCCAACCTGGTGCCCCCCGTGGACAACCCCGACCGGCTGGACAGATACGAACGGGAAGTCAGGGAGGTCGTGGAACGCCACGCCTTCGAACCCTACATGACCCTGTTCATGCGGCCCTACACCGAAAGCGAACTGGCTTCGATGAAGGACCGAATCATCGGCGTCAAGCTGTACCCGGAGGGCGTCACCACCCACAGCGAGGATGGAGTCGGCGAACTCCGCGACGTGGAGGATACCCTGGCCCTGATGCAGGACCTGGGTATCCGGCTGATGGTGCACGGCGAAACGACGGATTTCGTGATGGACCGGGAACGGGCGTTTCTACCCGTCTACGAAGACCTGGCCACGCGCTTTCCCCGGTTGCACATCGTCATGGAACACATCACGACCCGGGAAGCCGCCGTACTGCTGGACCGTCACGAGAATCTGTCCGCCACCGTCACCCTGCAGCACCTGCTGATCACCCTGGACGACGTGGCGGGCGGTCTGCTCAACCCCCATCTCTTCTGCAAGCCCATCGCCAAGCGGCCGGAAGACCGCGACGCGCTCCTCGCGCTGGCCCTCGATGCCCACCCCGGGCTCGTCTTCGGCAGCGACTCCGCGCCCCACCCGGTCGACAAAAAGGAGTGCGCCGGCTGCGCCGCGGGGGTCTTCACCGCGCCCATCGCCCTGCAGATGCTCGTCGGACTCTTCGAAGAACACGGCGCGCTGGACCGGCTGCAGGCCTTCGTCTCGGACAACGCGAAGCGGATCTACGGTGTCGAGCCGCCGGTAAAAACCGTGGTGTTCGAGAAGGCCGGGGCGGTCATCCCAGAGCGGTACGGCGACGTCATCCCCATGTATCCTGGGCGGGAACTGGACTGGAATGTGGCGGAGGTACGATAG
- a CDS encoding ribonuclease HII produces MDKGDAERERLRAMARFERSLLGHDARSAAGVDEAGRGALAGPVIAAAVMLPDDAVIPGLDDSKRLTPARRDVLYERITAIATAIGVGRSDPAAIDTVNIRRANLLAMKAAVEALSPPPGHLLVDGIDPIDWQGPQTTVVGGDARSLCIAAASVIAKVTRDRIMIACDPDFPEYGFARHKGYGTAAHLAALEDHGPSAVHRRSFLRKRFDFTSV; encoded by the coding sequence ATGGACAAGGGCGACGCGGAGCGGGAGAGACTCCGGGCCATGGCCCGCTTTGAACGGTCCCTCCTCGGTCATGACGCGCGGTCCGCGGCCGGTGTCGACGAAGCCGGACGGGGCGCGCTGGCCGGCCCCGTGATCGCGGCCGCCGTGATGTTGCCGGATGATGCCGTGATTCCGGGCCTGGACGATTCGAAACGCCTTACGCCCGCCAGGAGGGATGTCCTCTACGAAAGGATCACGGCCATTGCCACGGCCATCGGCGTCGGCCGGTCCGACCCGGCCGCGATCGACACCGTGAACATCCGCCGGGCGAATCTACTCGCCATGAAAGCAGCCGTGGAGGCCCTCTCGCCGCCTCCTGGCCATCTGCTCGTCGACGGGATAGACCCCATCGACTGGCAGGGCCCCCAGACTACAGTGGTGGGAGGCGATGCACGCAGCCTCTGCATCGCGGCCGCGTCCGTCATCGCGAAGGTTACGCGGGACCGGATCATGATCGCGTGCGACCCGGACTTTCCCGAATACGGCTTCGCCCGTCACAAGGGTTACGGCACGGCGGCGCACCTGGCCGCGCTCGAGGACCATGGTCCGTCGGCCGTGCATCGCCGCTCCTTCCTGCGGAAGAGATTCGATTTCACCTCCGTCTGA
- the rimM gene encoding 16S rRNA processing protein RimM: MSEDRINIGFIRKPHGLKGYVRVEGLSDAPDRFADLDRIGVELQDGRRESLEIERCSRDGNGWRMKFRGIDTTEHAERLRGAYIQVPEEAVAPLPRDAYYVFELEGCAVVSDEGEEIGILREVMSMPANDVFVVDTPNGEAMIPAVREIVVELDPGEDRVVIRKIPGLIS, from the coding sequence TTGAGCGAAGACCGGATCAATATCGGATTCATCCGCAAACCCCACGGCCTCAAGGGCTACGTCCGCGTGGAAGGTTTGTCGGACGCTCCAGACCGGTTCGCGGACCTGGACCGGATCGGCGTGGAACTGCAGGACGGCCGGCGGGAGTCGCTGGAGATCGAACGCTGCAGCCGCGACGGGAACGGCTGGCGGATGAAATTCCGCGGGATCGATACGACGGAGCACGCGGAACGGCTCCGCGGCGCGTACATCCAGGTGCCCGAAGAAGCCGTCGCCCCGTTGCCCCGTGACGCGTACTATGTCTTCGAACTCGAAGGCTGCGCAGTCGTTTCCGACGAGGGCGAAGAGATCGGAATCCTTCGCGAGGTGATGTCCATGCCCGCGAACGACGTGTTTGTGGTGGACACGCCAAACGGGGAAGCGATGATCCCGGCGGTCCGGGAGATCGTGGTGGAACTCGATCCCGGCGAAGACAGGGTGGTCATTCGGAAGATCCCGGGGTTGATCTCGTAG
- the trmD gene encoding tRNA (guanosine(37)-N1)-methyltransferase TrmD, whose amino-acid sequence MRIDILTAFPGVFAGPFGESIVGRACRRDLVDVFVHDLRAFTTDRHKTVDDYAYGGSPGMVLKAEPVFRGVRHLRRQVDASSRASRADQADQVDTSSRTDRSRTVLLSAGGRPFVQDTARSFAELDQLVLICGHYKGVDERVATGLGAEEYSVGDFVVTGGEIPAMMIADAVIRLLPGVLGEMASAVTDSHYEGLLGNAVYTRPENYQEWRVPEVLLSGHHGRIERWERQDALKKTYQHRPELLETVELTGEDLTYLRTLQRNENG is encoded by the coding sequence ATGCGTATCGACATTCTTACGGCTTTCCCGGGTGTATTCGCGGGACCCTTCGGGGAGAGTATAGTGGGCCGGGCGTGCCGGCGGGACCTGGTGGACGTCTTCGTCCACGACCTGCGGGCGTTTACGACGGACCGCCACAAGACCGTCGATGACTATGCCTACGGCGGAAGTCCCGGCATGGTGCTCAAGGCGGAGCCCGTATTCAGGGGCGTAAGACATCTCCGGCGACAGGTTGACGCGTCGTCCCGGGCGTCCCGGGCTGACCAGGCTGACCAGGTTGACACGTCGTCCCGGACTGACCGCTCCCGTACCGTGCTGTTGTCGGCCGGGGGCAGGCCCTTCGTGCAGGATACGGCCAGGTCCTTCGCGGAACTGGACCAGCTGGTCCTCATCTGCGGGCATTACAAGGGCGTCGACGAACGGGTGGCCACGGGCCTGGGCGCCGAGGAGTACTCTGTGGGCGATTTCGTCGTCACCGGCGGCGAGATACCGGCCATGATGATCGCGGACGCCGTGATCCGTCTCCTGCCGGGGGTCCTGGGCGAAATGGCTTCCGCGGTCACGGATTCGCACTACGAAGGACTGCTGGGCAACGCCGTGTACACGCGGCCGGAGAACTACCAGGAGTGGCGCGTGCCCGAGGTGCTGCTTTCCGGGCACCATGGACGCATCGAACGATGGGAAAGGCAGGACGCCCTGAAGAAGACGTACCAGCACCGTCCCGAGTTGCTGGAAACCGTGGAATTGACCGGAGAGGATCTGACCTATCTGAGAACCCTTCAACGGAACGAAAACGGGTAG
- a CDS encoding signal recognition particle protein, with the protein MLFEELTGRMEGIVRSLRGQGKLTEKNIDDSLRQVRRALLEADVNFKVARTFIDSVKVKALGQGVLRNLSPGQQMVGIVHQELITLMGEEAVEVAVAESPPTIVMLAGLQGSGKTTATGKLAHHFIGAGHKPILAAADVYRPAAVKQLQVLGEQLDVPVVALGDGRSPLAICRVAVDRAGREDRDVVILDTAGRLHVDEEMMEELRGIREAIHPHEILLVVDGMTGQDAVNVAEAFDQDLDIDGCILTKMDGDARGGAALSIRQITRKPIKFVGVGEKLDALEVFHPERMASRILGMGDVVSLVERAQAAIDVEEARKLETKLRKQTFDLEDFRSQLQQLGKMGSMQELVEMMPGLNKKAMKDMDMDEKALVRMDAILSSMTKHERARPVVINGSRRRRIARGSGTSVQEVNQLLKQYNMMQKMMKQLNRPGALERLGQSMLPFR; encoded by the coding sequence ATCTTGTTTGAAGAACTGACCGGCCGCATGGAAGGCATCGTCCGAAGTCTCCGCGGCCAGGGAAAGCTGACGGAAAAGAACATCGACGACAGCCTGCGGCAGGTGCGCCGCGCCCTGCTGGAAGCCGATGTGAATTTCAAGGTGGCCCGGACCTTCATCGACTCGGTCAAGGTAAAGGCCCTTGGGCAGGGCGTGCTCAGGAACCTCTCCCCGGGGCAGCAGATGGTGGGGATCGTCCACCAGGAACTGATCACCCTGATGGGCGAGGAAGCCGTCGAGGTCGCCGTCGCGGAATCGCCCCCGACCATCGTCATGCTGGCCGGCCTGCAGGGGTCCGGCAAGACGACGGCCACGGGGAAGCTGGCCCACCACTTCATCGGTGCGGGCCACAAGCCCATACTGGCCGCGGCCGACGTCTACCGTCCCGCGGCGGTGAAGCAGTTGCAGGTGCTCGGCGAACAGCTGGACGTGCCGGTCGTGGCCCTCGGGGACGGCCGGTCTCCCCTGGCCATCTGCAGGGTCGCCGTGGACCGCGCAGGCCGGGAGGACCGCGACGTCGTCATCCTGGATACCGCAGGTCGCCTGCACGTCGATGAAGAGATGATGGAAGAACTCCGCGGGATCCGCGAGGCGATTCATCCCCACGAAATCCTGCTCGTGGTGGACGGGATGACGGGACAGGACGCGGTCAACGTGGCCGAGGCCTTCGACCAGGACCTCGACATCGACGGCTGTATCCTGACGAAGATGGACGGGGACGCCCGCGGCGGCGCGGCGCTGTCCATACGGCAGATCACCCGGAAGCCCATCAAGTTCGTGGGCGTCGGCGAGAAACTGGACGCCCTGGAGGTGTTCCACCCCGAACGGATGGCGTCCCGGATCCTGGGGATGGGCGACGTGGTCTCCCTGGTCGAGCGCGCGCAGGCCGCCATCGACGTGGAGGAAGCGCGCAAGCTCGAAACGAAACTGCGCAAGCAGACCTTCGACCTCGAGGATTTCCGGTCGCAGCTCCAGCAACTGGGCAAAATGGGTTCCATGCAGGAACTGGTCGAGATGATGCCGGGTTTGAACAAGAAGGCGATGAAGGATATGGACATGGATGAGAAAGCGCTCGTTCGCATGGACGCCATTCTGAGTTCCATGACCAAACACGAAAGGGCGCGCCCCGTGGTCATCAACGGCAGCAGGCGCCGCCGGATTGCGCGGGGAAGCGGCACGAGCGTACAGGAGGTGAACCAGTTACTGAAACAGTACAACATGATGCAGAAGATGATGAAGCAGTTGAACCGGCCGGGCGCCCTCGAGCGGCTCGGCCAGAGTATGCTGCCTTTCAGGTAG
- a CDS encoding aminomethyl transferase family protein, with protein MHETAISHDDLGAVAGDFQGRPAVLHYGDAAAEYRAVRTAAGLSDLSGRGKLRMTGADRQRFLHRVVTNDVEQLGAGDGVYACMLTPQGKIISDMTVHVRGEDLLIDVEPGMADVLRDTLDRYALMDDVEITDVTERYGLIGVSGRRADDCIHGLADPLPPLTPGGHAEIEWNGVPATVARTHRTGERDYDIYVPADSADEIWKALLAGEGDGVPCMPIGYETLEVLRVEAGIPRCTAELDDRIIPNEAVKDRAVSFTKGCYIGQEPVVMMEHRGRPNRLLSGMVVEGETLPGRNAVIRKDGKEAGWITTAVHGRAVDGIIALGFVRRRSMASGGPFEVEVDGAPARAEIADLPFYDPDP; from the coding sequence ATGCATGAAACGGCCATAAGCCACGACGATCTCGGCGCGGTCGCCGGCGACTTCCAGGGCCGGCCGGCCGTGCTGCACTACGGGGACGCCGCCGCCGAATACCGCGCGGTCCGGACCGCCGCCGGCCTGAGCGACCTCTCCGGCCGCGGCAAGCTGCGCATGACCGGCGCGGACCGGCAGCGCTTCCTGCACCGCGTGGTGACCAACGACGTGGAGCAGCTCGGTGCCGGAGATGGCGTCTATGCGTGCATGCTGACGCCCCAGGGGAAGATCATCTCGGATATGACGGTCCACGTCCGCGGTGAAGACCTGCTCATCGACGTGGAACCGGGGATGGCGGACGTGCTCCGGGATACGCTCGACCGGTACGCCCTCATGGACGACGTCGAGATCACGGACGTCACCGAGCGGTACGGATTAATCGGCGTGTCCGGCAGGCGGGCGGACGACTGCATCCACGGCCTGGCCGACCCCCTGCCGCCGCTGACACCCGGCGGACACGCGGAGATCGAATGGAACGGCGTGCCCGCGACCGTTGCGCGGACGCATCGTACCGGCGAACGGGACTACGATATCTACGTCCCCGCCGATAGCGCGGACGAAATCTGGAAGGCGTTACTCGCCGGCGAGGGAGACGGCGTCCCCTGCATGCCCATCGGATACGAGACCCTGGAGGTCCTGCGCGTGGAAGCGGGCATCCCCCGCTGCACGGCGGAACTGGACGACCGGATCATACCCAACGAGGCGGTGAAGGACCGGGCAGTCAGTTTCACCAAGGGATGCTACATCGGGCAGGAACCCGTCGTGATGATGGAGCACCGGGGCCGTCCCAATCGCCTGCTGTCGGGAATGGTCGTCGAAGGAGAAACGCTGCCCGGGCGGAATGCCGTGATCCGGAAGGACGGGAAGGAAGCCGGGTGGATCACCACGGCGGTCCACGGACGGGCGGTCGACGGGATCATCGCGCTGGGATTCGTCCGGCGGAGATCCATGGCGTCGGGCGGACCGTTTGAAGTCGAGGTGGACGGCGCCCCGGCCCGCGCCGAAATCGCGGACCTGCCTTTCTACGATCCCGATCCTTGA